The Gossypium arboreum isolate Shixiya-1 chromosome 6, ASM2569848v2, whole genome shotgun sequence DNA window CAGTTCTTATCTTTTCCCCCACCACACACGACAAATCATAGACTGAAGCTCCTCCATAACGCCGTTAGGAACAAAGAAAATCGAGAACGCGTAAGTAGGAATTGATTGAAAGATTGACTTGATGAAAATCTCCTTCCCACCGTTAGACAATAATCTTTTATACCAGCTACCAATCCTATTAGTAGCACTATCTAAAATTCTTTGGGAAGCTGCTAACTTCTTTTTACCAATCAGGATGGGCAGAATAAGGTAACCATCAAGGCTAGTCACCGCTTTCATCTTAAGCAAACCATTTAAAGTCTTGCGTTGAGGAATGTGAGTTTTCAGACTGAATTAAACCATTGACTTGTCCAAGTTGATGCTTTGGCCAGACATCCTCTCAAATGATTCCAAAATTTTTGTAAATGCCTCCACTTCACTTCATTTGTTCCTGATAAACAAAAGAGCATCGTTAGCAAAAAAGAGGTGATTAATTCTCGGACCTTCCTTACTAGACCGAAttcctttaatattattagtCTCTTAGGCATTAATCAGCATGTGAGATAGGGCATCCATGCAGAAGAGAAAGAAATAAGGGGATAATAGGTCCCCTTGTCGGAGACCCCTTTTCGGGATAATGATGTCGGACAGAGTCATATTAGATTTAACTCTATATCAAACACTGCAAACACAATCCATAATTTTATTAATACCCATTTTCATCATCACTTTATCAAGAAAACTCCACTCCACCCGGTCGTCAGCTTTGCTTATATCGAGCTTGATCACACAACCCTTGTTCGGACCATTTTTGGAGCTACGAAGATAGTGCATGAGCTTATGGGCAACTAAAACGTTGTCATGGATCATCTGGTTGGGAACAAAGGCACTCTAATTTTGGCTGATGCATAGGGGAAGAACCTTTTTAAGCCGATTAGCAAGAGTCTTTGAAACAATCTTGTAGATCACCCTGCAAAGACTGATTGGATGAAAGTTAGCCATTTCACAGGGGTTCTTAATCTTAGGGGTGTTTCATTAATACACTCAGCACTCTTATTGCCCTTGAGGATATCATGACACAAGCTTAGAACATCTTCACCCACTATAGGCCAATGTTCCTTGAAAATGCTCCCCGAAAGCCCATCAATCCCCGGGGCCTTACACAGATCCATCTGTTTAAAAGCCATTAAGATTTCCTCATCAGTAAACTCTCTGTTCAACCTCCTGTTCATATCCTCATTAATGCATTCAAGAGCATAATGTAAATCACTCTCAACATCCAAATTAATAGAGGTCTTGAATAGATCATTAAAATAATTCCAAGCAATGAGGCAAATCTCCTTTTTGTCTTCATGCCAGTCGCCATGTGCATCTTTAAGTCTCTCAATGCTATTCTTTTTTCTATGGATCGAAGCCTGAATATGGAAATAGCAGGTGTTCCTATCACCTTCTGTCAACCATTAGGACCGTGCCCTAAGTGCCCAATATTTTTCCTCCACATCATATAAGTGGCCTAGCTTACCCCGAGCACTCTTAAGAAGGCTCATAGACCTCTCATTCGTAGGACCATCCATAAGCTTGCTGATCTCTTTTTCCAGCCCTTTAATATTATTCTTCATCCTTCTATAACACTGGTATTGCCACAGGCCCAGCTTGTCTCGAATCAGCTCCATATTCTCTATCAAATTGCACTCTTCATTGGACCAAATACTAGTGATGATATCTCTAGCCTTTTGCTCCTTCGCCCAACAAATGTCATATCTAAACCAAGCCGTATGATCAATATTCTTCTCTTTTGGCTTACTCCTATTCGTATCCATTAAGATAGCCTCATGATCAGATTTTGATTGGCGAACAATATGTAAAGTAAGAAATGACATTTTTTccataataacatcggagataaTAAATCTATCCAGCCTCTCTTTTACAAGCCTAGTTACTTCTCTGTTGTTAGTTTACATGAACCAGTCGTTCCATATTTTAACATCGGTCAGGTTTAACTCCTCTAGAATATCGTAAAAATCATCCATCAGGGTCTTAGGTGTTCTGCGACCTCTCTTCTTCTCTGAGTTATTCAATATGTCATTAAAGTCACGTCCCAGGATCCAACCTTCATTAACTGTACTCTTCACCCTTCTCAACATATCCTAAGATTGTTGCCTTAAGCTTGGATCGATCTGGCCATAAAAGCCAGTGAACCTAAACATCTCACCATTATCCACGCTAACCAGCGAGTCAATAAGATGTTTATAGTAGTTTTGCACTGAAACTTTCATGCCCTCCCTCCACAGCAAAGCCAACCCTCCACTTTTCCCCTCCGAACTAACTACTAAACGACCCTCCATTCTGTAAATAATGTGAATACAACGAAATCCATTAGAATGAAATTTAGTttcacaaataataataatatcaggAACATTTGCAACAAGGAGTTGCTTCAATTCACGAACTGTCACCAGGTTCCCAACCCCATGACAGTTCCAGCTAAGAATTTTCATTGCTCTTGGTAGGGCTGGTCCCCAGCTACCACCTTAAAGGGTGAAACATTTTCTAACAGCTTCCTCTTAATGAATCTAACTAGGCTCTCATCCTTGTTTTCGCCGTTTGGTCCCCTGTGTCTTTCTCATTTACTCTTGAACCTTCCCATTCCATCCCTCATGGTCTTATGGACTATTCTTTCCAAAGGAGAGGTGGACATTGACTCCTCTTCACAAACCTTCTCCTTCACCTTATTTCCATGTTGCTCACTCTCTTCCCTCGAATTAGTTTGACTCTTGTCTTTCTCTTTATTCGCTCGAGCATTTGATGTAACCATTTCCACCTCTTTCTTCTCAAGCCCCTTTCTTGGTTTGGAGTCATGATAGGTGCCCGCATCTGGCTTCCATACTAAAGGTTTGAGTCATTCAGCCCAACACCCTCCTTGTTGTTTTTGCAAGTTTTAATGGTATGACTTATCATCCCACAGACATAGCAAAAATATGGAAGCCTTTAATACTTTATTAACCTTATCTTTTCCAATCCATCTTTGTCAACAACTCTCACAACCCTCCGCAaggtttttaaaatattgatctTGACTTTAATCCTCATAAATTATGTCCACTCTCCATATCGATCCTTCTAATCGATTGCCACTAGCTCCCCTATAGCATTCCCAACATCTAAAGCCATTTGACTATTCATAAGTTCTATAGGAATGTTATAGATTCTTAACCAAAAGGGCGACAGGCAGAATTCATAAGATTCTATATCCTTCCCCTTTTTGAAGGGCAACATTGAAAATAGGCATCTATCAAATAGCCAGGGCGTAAGGTTTAATATTCGGCTTTGATCCTCCAGGTACCCGAACTTAACAGTCACGACCCCTTCTTTTAGTGCAACAAAATCAATATCCTCTTTTGTGTACCAAAGTGATCGAAAAACCCTGTACATCGCCTCTCTGTTCGGAGCCTCTATCGCCATGATCTTGCCTACAGCCCATGACTCAAAGCCTTGGATATTTTTATCACCGTTTGTGCTAATGACTTGCACAGCTTCGTCTTCCGAAAATTTCAACCTCTCCAGGAGCTCATTAATCTCCTCTGTAATTATTGTCGTATCGCTCTCTGGCCTTTTGTCCATAGTTCGACTGAAAAACGAAACCAAGATAGACAAGAATGAGAAGAGCGGAGGCACCAAATTCAATCCCACAAACCCAGGGGCCCTATACACGAAGGAGAAAAGATGAAAGACATAACAAAAGAATCTAATCTGCAAAAAGAGAACAAAGGTAGAAAAATCTGGCGAAAACCCAGAAACAAAACAAACCAAGAAAACACGTCAACAGGAAAGCCAGCAAAAGGTGAAGAAGTGCGAGAACACTAAAGCCCCGACTTGAAGAGACATAGCcatagaaaaaggaaaagaaaaacccAGCAAGAATCAACAAAGAAAATCACACCCGTATTGAGATATCGAATCAGCCAAACTTAGGTTACTGAACAGAAGCGAAACATGTAATAAACCATACATGCAAGAAAATATGCAAATTAAATGAAGGATTTTGTAGAAACCCTTCTTTCATACAGAAACGGCTCAATTGGGATGTAGAAAAgttaaaagaaatataaattttttgGCCACTGTGGGGCCCTCAACCATTTTCAGCGCAAGAACTCGGAAAAACATACATTACGTACATAGTCAACAACAAACAAAGCCACTCAAAACACCAAAAAAACTATAGATAAAGAAATCAAAAAAATTCACTGTAAGAATCGAACGAGTAGCCCTGCAAGAAACGACTTGTTCGACCAAAATCAATGCCAGATCCTGTCGCATCAATTCAATAGCACCGTACCACCACCCATCGAaactaaaaaaactaaaaaataacaaaaaaaaagccTCACAAACAAAGCAACACACTCAGAATCCTCCTTACTCCCATAATATTCAAAAGAATAAGGCAGACCCACAAATGAAAAGTAGGAAAACAATTCACCTGAATCTTGGAGAAAAGACGCTACCAGGCAACATTCAAAATCAGGATAGTCTAAtctctctatttaggggatttgtaacaccccgaacccgagaccgttgccggtgtcggacacgaggggttaacaagccaaaaccacttatggcaccgaccaatttgacattcccaggcaagctggaaaactgcatcactgtcgccttaaaaagcatatctcgagtttcacaactcggaaactgattctgtaaattttccccgaatttagactcatatatccatccatggatttatttctagaatttttggtcgggccaattggtacagtttattagttaaagtcacccatgttacaggggtcgactacactgaccttcgcgcgttacaacttgaatatctctctgtacagggtttcaatactgattccgtttctttcaaatgaaactagactcaaaaaggaatctgcacatataaggaataacttctaattcattctggataatttatggtaaattttcaaagtcgcgacaggggacccagaaaccgttctggccctgtctcacgagaactttaatatctctcggtatactgttcatatgattatttcgttactttcatatgaaaatagactcgtcaaggttcgatcaaataatttattcactatttaacaccgttcctacaaattttggttattttccacatccacgtcactgcagctggcagcatctgtttttaaggtaggctttacctatattgtagttcccatgaaccaactatagtctagtcatacttaggtccacatatgatcatatttagccattccaatggctgatcatgtgaccaactctctcattcaaaccataatcacatcatgaaaccaaatataattacaaaccacaaatggtctaattccatactccactattacgaaccattttcgcatggccgtacacatatacatcacaagtacttaaaacaaccgagggtagtcctatacatgccatatccaaaactcaactaaaggagtaccaaaagggctttgatagtgtggttgacttcaacttctatgatcccgaatccgatcgctaacgagcaaaatctataaacagagaaacaaagaaacggagtaagcaatttatgcttagtaagtttgagccataatatacacacaaccaaagcatagcattcaagtagctaaacaataattcatatgcacaatttctcaaatacatgcttacttcacaatcccaactcttatattcatacacaaataacggcctagttaatgccgatagctcatttatcattagagcgaatattcatacgcgattactcatagtgtgcaaagcacacacaaacataccttgttgttgggaatttcacaagtgcattaactgaaaattttccagcagcttataaatttcaaatcacataccttcggagtttatccggatatagctactcgttcaaaacaccttcgggacatagcccggttatggtaacccgcacaaacgccttcggacttaaccggatatcacaactcgcacaattgccttgggcttagcccgatatcatagctcgcacaattgccttgggcttagcccgatatcacaatggtcgcacaattgccttgggcttagcccggatatcacaatcgcacattcattcacatctttgtttcaatttcataacaaacttttatgcacattttacttaatcaaaatatcatttcggctcaatggccatatacaagggcacaatttcgattgcttattacttcattcaattgaatcaaaatctaagtttcgatactcgaaaacttacctcggatgttgtcgaacgattcgatggctattcgactactttttccttccctttatcggatttggtcccctttgctcttgagcttaatttaacaaataatttgattcaatcatttgagtatcgaaaagaagaactcaaggcacttagcccacatatattcactagacattaaagtcacataagtacgaattcatgaatcgactcaacacacaaagccttcaacatgcttactcatggcgaacaacacaacctcttaggcactcattcatggccgattatgcatgttgatgttgaggccaattacatgtttaacaccacacatgaatggcacacattttactagctaatgctttacatattgtagctcaatacttataatatagcatcaagcactcatatggccgattatacttagtcatacttgcaccaatcaacaataaattccaagattttcacatcatatgagtactaggccgaatgtacttgcaatttcacaaccattcttcaacattttcttctttaaacaaacatatttatcacttacttcataaccaaaacatcatgtgcaaacatatacacacatataggtgcaaggtcaattctcaaggtgttcacaaccatctaaaacacaaattttaccaatcaagtaacaagcataaatcatgctcatgaatgcatcatggccgaatacatcacattcatacccctttcaacttcggtcatggttaaacaaagaactcaatgtcctactcaagaatactaaaagaaatttcaagagtagtcaatccttcattacatgcatcatcaacaagcttcacatttagcatgcaatggctttaacacaatatcaaccttggccaaacaccattttcatggcataacaaggatttgaaccatggctaacatgcacatcaagttagcaaccaaaacaagcatgaatctcatgacacaacctcaaacataccttaatcttgatgcaagtatgaccaaatctccttctagttctcttccaagccaagcatgaagcaaaactcctatcttctcccttagtattttcggccaagaaggaaagaacaaggatgaacaaattttttcttgtttttctttcacatacacggcaatgggggaaatgccacactcacacacatttttttctcttctcttcccacaacttaattattaaatcatttccctcatcatccattaacaaaacatgtttcaacatgttttctttgcccataacccttgtcatggcggccactaagcttccttttggggaaatttgacatgcaaatcccttatttttgcatgcatgattaactagtcatcacacatttcccatcatactttcaaagtttactactaggtcctttctagtgaaattcacctttataacactaaatcgaatcatcaaaatgccacacacaaattaacacatatcataggcatcaaaataaattttaaattatttttatgcctcgattttgtggtcccgaaaccacatcccgactagggtcaattttgggctatcacaggattaatttgaaaagttatcaaggtatgaaatttggttcatggatgaatatgctgaaaattagaaatttatgttagaaaatgaaaaattattcatagataaacaacttttacaaagtaatttttgatgaaaacttgatttagggattaaaatgaaaaatggtaaaaacccatggaaaattctgaaatttgtAAAAAAAGTGTGCTGTAAACGTTGTTTATACATTTCAGTTAGGCTTGGAAAGAAAgttaaatttcacaaattttattttctgagcttagggacgaaatcaaaatttttgaaaaagataggggcaaaatggtaattttgcctaggatacaATAGAATGCGaatatatatgaaatgtgatagattaatagttaaatttatccatatagatccaAAAAGACCAACTACAGAACGAGATCGAGGAAatcaaaaggtttcggattagttgaaattaaaaaatgaaccattttcaaggtaagttcttgtaaCCTAAACATGTATGTTATTATGcctgaattgaattgtatgattgagtTGATTTGTGTGAGATGATATATACCTAATGAAATAGTCTTAAGTTGTGTAATACAGACAAATTATCATGTTCCggtcaaattttgaatttcgATAGGTTAAAATAATAGTGCATATGTTGCAAATAGAATTTAGCCCAAATAgttaggatttagcttggactgataatcctactgtaaaatgtatggctcaagagtgtgccttTTTTATTATGTACCATAATGGGTACATTTGCAAATATGTATATTACTCGAACATCCATCGAGATTCCAATAGTTCGACGAAAAAAACTCTTGAAGagtggaaaggtgaaattaatggaagtttgtaatgtgatgagctcatctatatttacatgatattcatatgagattttgtgactaacttgtttgaataagtgtatgtgtttaggtaacttacccaaaacTGATGGAATATACATTTATCCGTGCTTGTGTTAATGAAAAAGACCGGCAAGTTTATTTCCTgttatacggacttactaagcataaaatgcgtACTCCattatttttccctattttatagtgctcaaagcttaCGAAGGTTGGAAGACAGTTGAagtagtcatcacactatccactatctcattttggtataaatagaaatctcattttgtATAATGGTATGTATAAGCTTAGTTGGCCAATGATAGCTTGTATTggttgttttgtaacctagccattggagtggctaatgattgtctaagtttggctattttaaagtgattttttgataatcacataagtgcttattatgtgttggtttgatgaaattgtgttagcatataagtttatgacatgagtaagtttatatctattgatgcatgagataatactatatgattgatgtcaaatttcttgtgaatatgatgttggattggtggatatatgtttgtgagttttagtgcaggaaaatggtaagttttgggtgacaaatgaggctaggaaatgtgCAACATCCGAATTTTCGGGTTTTTTTTTATTCtcgagattttggtaaagtttttaaaatttggtatttggttatgaaattcataattggagtatgTAATTGGGCCTATGGAAGGCCTACGTGTTGCCCAAAACCCggaagaatttttgaattttgggacttaaggagttaggggcattggataggtggccttattaaaagATGTGGGTTAAATGTAACATAAAAAGAGCCcctggcaaagtggctaagtgacgccactaaggagctaaaaaaGTGGTGTGTAAATGGTTGGGGAGAGCCAAGGTTCGATTCTCTAAGTTGGCAATTGTGGTGTTCTTTTTATGTCTTGAGCAGGCAGGAGTTGGAAGTTgaatggaactctgttggagagagtttgaatcagtcaaacgtatggattaaggagtgataaggggagagattttagggatttgaagggAGGCTTATAGTTGGCTGAATAATGGgaattagagaggggatttcggtagaggagtattaggttagtatttcggcatttAGGGACTtagttgtgccgttttcttctgtgtAAACACCATAGGAttattcttttcttcctttttttcttcTCTAACCGAAACTACCACCCTTCCAtccatctttccttccttttcttttttcgaAACCAGTCTACTATTCCCTTTCGTTTCATCTACTACTCCTTTTCTTAACTTCACTTTTGCCGAATAGTCACAAGAACCGAAACCTGTGAAGACTGGTGTGCCGATTTCTTTTTGACTAGCAACCTTCTTTTTTCTTCACTTATTCTTCATCTGCTAAACTCTAAATAGTACATaaggaagactgtggtaagtattcatactccaacagattcaatagaataattgttaagaaaagtcgaaacctCCCTATAATTTAGGGAGGCTATCGTTTTGAGGTATAGGCCTTACTGGGGcttttcatttgatttttatggcTTATGTAGTGAAATAGATAACTTTGGAGGGGCAGCAAGGCTTGGGGTATCAACGTcaataagcttgaatcgtatcaTCAGACCCGGTGAAGGTTGGCGTGGGGGACTTTATTGGTGaacgtcacaaaacaggtgtgtaataaccccCGTAAGATCTTAGGCTAATATTCGCAGAAAGCCGAAATGTCAAAATTCCGGCATTTTGGGAACTTGACATTTTGCATGTGACTTTAGAAGCGATAAGAATGATATGATCGTTGTGTGGACCGGTGGAACAGGTAAAAGCGCAATTCTGTGCacaatggtaagttgggccttaaTGGGttgaaattgggcccaatgggcttccaggtccatttgggtaaaattgatagaaaatggaatttggaaaagttgcatgttaatacggttagtactgttgtaaaatttgggttaataGGGGTTCGTGGGCTAAAttggcattcgtagggcccattaggggttttgggcccaaaagcccgattTTGTTAAAACGCGTTAAAAATTATTGTGTAAACACTTGGAAATtctgataattgttaatgaacatggaaaaccctgatatttggtaaatttacaaaattacccttataatatgaaaaatgactattttgcccctaggtaaaaatgaccattatacccctagggtttaattatgattatgatGCATTAGATATTGTTATTATACATGAtatgacatgatatgcacatgatacgTTTTGATATtcacatgatatgccatgatatactcattatatgcatgggttgggttttatatgatggaggaagtgcaaaagagctttgccagtttatcaaaaagggctttgccccagttattaaaagaggctaggcctccagttacatgataaagcagctatgctaccagtggagagtttggttaggtgggttgagttattccccacatggagagcttggttggtacgggtggagagtagcggatggtgggttgagtagtctccccatatgggcttgcattcatccattaatattacatgtgatattgaaataggcctatgggccataccgtttacagtaaaggcttcgacccagtgatacgatttatgaaaaggcttcggcccagtaaccgtttaacaaaaggcttcagcccagtatatGTTAAGATTGAATTTGGGTTTAGGCCCAGTATGCTGATATTGGTTTGGGCtgtgaaaggggcttgttgcacactgagtttccaaactcacccccttctttaaccttacaggtgagccttgatgtggggacttggagccggaggggatttagcgtggccacggtgatcgctctTGAACTTTACAATAAGTAATTGGTTTCCTTTAGTTTAtcttaaatactatttatttttgggttgtaataaggccattttaaccattttttttcttttctgggattattctatttttaataactctaaatatttctgataataattcaaatgggctagacttagggcgcgtttacaaaatgatactcgttttcaaaataacgcaatgaCACGATTAACCAGTTTATCAAGATATCTACTCAAATGAATTTCAACTTGTTTatcaaagtgtggctatggttgtgggcatgtctaggattggatccaatcgagagcatggtacttaagcagccttcatggctcacctcctctgtttcggatacctacctggtgcacagcttccattcactttgttaactttgCAAAGGacgatcttttaaaacactaatacGAGTCATGGGTTtttaaaacttcaatgtgacatgtcagattcggtcataatgtctgggccgggtttggggtgttacaaaatggccttattttgtccacacgggcagagagacaggcatgtgtcttggccgtatgtgacacacggcttgtcccATGGGCATATGGTCcgaccgtatgtcccctgcatcttaaaaatgagaatcagaatgctcagaattgggcacacgagtagagacactggcgtgtgtctcagccgtgtggttgaCACAGCCTTGGACACTGGCATGTTACACGGTCACATGAAaattgcacctaaattttgaaaataaaaatttgtcatacggcctagcatatgggcatatgacttggccttgtgacttcaatttcttcatgccttaaaagtcagaaagttacatgaGTTAGGGACACAGACATGTGTAGTACAcagcctgaccacacgggcgtgtgagccttgcACCTAGGAAAATTTTTGGAGTTTTGCAAAAAATCCCCTGAGTtccctatttagtcttgatttGATTCCCACACTtgttttggacctcgagggtccatctACAGGACAATATGTATAATCtcgataaatgaatagtaatttacgtaaattaattgaaaaatgttctgaatgtttcGGTAATActctaaaaccctattttgatgatagatatgggttaggagtgttacatttagtagtatcagagctacggtttagctgattctcggactaacgtagcaagtACGAGTATatctatacatgctattatataaattatgatagtgtgatatctccagaccacttttaaatgtattttcatatagtaatgtcttcCAACCAAGTTAGAGCCGAGACTGAGGAAACTGAGAGCGTTGCTCAAGCTTTCATGCAGCGAGCTTCATCTAGTGGTAGTAGAAGGCCTGTATCTGAGGGCCGAAGTAAGGCGGTAAAAGCGGCCTTTTTTAAATtaatggatgaatggtttagtgAATATATAAGAACAAATCCCACCATtcaacgacctcccccacctgcttCATAACATGATGAAGCGCCACATGATGCTAGACCTGTTAGAATTGTTAAGGCTTCAgtagataaaattagaaaacatagagctgaagaatttagggctacgACCGATGACGATCTAGAAATGGCCGAGTTCTGGCTGGAAAATAATGTTCGGGTATTATGTACACCAgtcgaatgtctgaaatgtgggGTATCTTTGTTGAATGACACGGCCTACCATTGGGTGGAAAACCATAGCTTCTGCGGTACTTAAGGAAAAtattacatgggaatttttccaaatagAGTTTAAAAATTCTTGGAtcagaaaaagaaggaatttctagagctcaaGCAAGGGAATATGATAGTGTCTGagtatgaacgaaaatttgttagaTTGAGCAATTATGCTAGTGAATGGGTTTAGGCTGAAGTCAAAATGTGCAAACAATTTGAAGAAGGGCTAAACAAAGATATCAAGCTGTTAATTGGAATTCTAAAAGTAAGAGAATTCGGGGTGTTGGCTGAACTAGAACACAGGGCCaaggaattaagtaaagaaaaaagGCAAGCGAAAAAGGAAGCTCGAGTTACGAGCAAAAGATTTATGAGTAAGACGCAAtcatctgcttcaaagaaatcaaagaattatcATGAGCGTTTTGCTACCTTAAGAGAGCATTCGAGAAAGGAACGA harbors:
- the LOC108485305 gene encoding uncharacterized protein LOC108485305, which codes for MSFLTLHIVRQSKSDHEAILMDTNRSKPKEKNIDHTAWFRYDICWAKEQKARDIITSIWSNEECNLIENMELIRDKLGLWQYQCYRRMKNNIKGLEKEISKLMDGPTNERSMSLLKSAREGDRNTCYFHIQASIHRKKNSIERLKDAHGDWHEDKKEICLIAWNYFNDLFKTSINLDVESDLHYALECINEDMNRRLNREFTDEEILMAFKQMDLCKAPGIDGLSGSIFKEHWPIVGEDVLSLCHDILKGNKSAECINETPLRLRTPVKWLTFIQSVFAG